One Candidatus Dependentiae bacterium genomic region harbors:
- a CDS encoding ankyrin repeat domain-containing protein, producing MKKLNLFYLILALNYIYEDPLFATPNRNITWTSNSCWIDSGLQCMTTFHHFNQALQQQALHESSLGYKLRSMLNELKKNSSSPVNVSDFYQSAVGHGIGAHGTGGGDFVPSILFYLLNNNLPEFKKFFRIIEQNKRGEKIVKNDAVKNAEAQKAEIQKGYKIPDNLKFPKTQEEKETKALLIQQRNNILAPFDKIIQENTKKVPLFEYRVSYYTTISNTDEITIKPHNQLTRIIAPLHLLLKLSSEFNQSNIPLKISPYFSRYSYDLQAKGLTTPGHATCMVHDGIENWYFYDDLGKSIKLVNEAKIEDLKYEGKQSDFLYYNRTEKYSVDLEDPLVLSHFARDGNNDQVESILKTSNHDVNQKNEDLFSPLHWAILSEQPEIVEILIDSGANVNAKTISDETPLHFAALVGSTSIIDSLIKQGASIEAINSSNNTPLHYAVKEFNVGATELLLDYGANVNAISDCMFHPLNQAIHNTSIQTKKVSLQLIQLLLSFGANKNLSDNGGKNSYERCNTIGNELLKNEVKTLLDTIVQTRHPSQQKPLQDQSELSSRLTNLKLALQKLKIKLLTLHNQLKLLSQSLKS from the coding sequence ATGAAGAAATTGAATTTGTTCTATTTGATTCTAGCACTCAATTACATTTATGAAGATCCACTATTCGCAACTCCTAATCGAAATATTACTTGGACAAGTAATTCTTGTTGGATTGATTCAGGATTACAATGCATGACAACATTCCACCACTTTAATCAAGCTCTCCAACAGCAAGCACTTCATGAATCTTCATTAGGATATAAGCTTCGCTCTATGCTTAACGAACTCAAAAAAAATTCTAGCAGCCCTGTGAATGTCTCAGATTTCTATCAGTCAGCAGTCGGTCATGGAATAGGAGCCCACGGAACTGGTGGTGGTGATTTCGTTCCATCTATTCTTTTCTACCTTCTCAATAATAATCTTCCCGAGTTTAAAAAATTTTTTAGAATCATAGAGCAGAATAAACGTGGCGAAAAAATAGTTAAAAATGATGCAGTTAAAAACGCTGAAGCTCAAAAAGCAGAAATTCAAAAAGGCTACAAGATTCCAGATAATCTCAAGTTCCCTAAGACTCAAGAAGAGAAAGAGACAAAAGCCCTTCTCATTCAGCAACGAAATAATATACTTGCTCCTTTCGATAAAATTATTCAAGAAAACACGAAAAAAGTTCCATTATTCGAATATAGAGTTTCTTATTATACAACTATTTCAAATACCGATGAAATCACAATCAAGCCTCATAATCAACTAACAAGAATCATTGCACCCTTACATTTACTTCTCAAGCTTTCATCTGAATTTAACCAAAGCAATATCCCACTAAAAATTTCCCCATATTTTTCTCGTTATTCCTACGACCTTCAAGCAAAAGGATTAACAACACCTGGTCATGCAACATGCATGGTTCATGACGGCATAGAGAACTGGTATTTTTATGATGATTTAGGCAAATCTATTAAATTGGTCAATGAAGCAAAAATAGAAGATCTAAAGTATGAAGGCAAACAAAGTGATTTTCTTTACTATAACCGCACAGAGAAATACTCAGTTGACTTAGAAGATCCTTTAGTATTAAGTCATTTTGCACGTGATGGCAATAACGACCAGGTAGAAAGTATATTAAAAACAAGCAACCATGATGTTAACCAAAAAAATGAGGATCTTTTTTCGCCTCTTCACTGGGCTATATTAAGCGAACAGCCTGAGATCGTAGAAATACTTATTGACTCTGGAGCAAATGTTAACGCAAAAACAATTTCAGACGAAACACCACTTCACTTTGCTGCACTAGTTGGTTCAACTTCCATCATAGATTCTCTGATCAAACAAGGAGCTTCTATTGAGGCTATCAATAGCTCGAATAACACTCCACTCCATTACGCTGTAAAAGAGTTCAACGTAGGCGCCACAGAACTCTTATTAGACTATGGCGCAAATGTTAATGCAATATCCGATTGCATGTTTCACCCTTTAAATCAAGCAATACACAACACAAGTATTCAAACAAAAAAAGTATCATTACAACTCATACAACTTCTTCTTAGTTTTGGTGCAAATAAAAACCTATCAGATAATGGTGGCAAAAATTCTTATGAACGATGTAACACTATTGGGAATGAATTACTTAAAAATGAAGTCAAAACACTTCTTGATACAATAGTTCAAACGCGTCACCCGTCTCAGCAAAAACCGCTGCAAGACCAATCAGAATTATCATCCAGACTTACGAATCTCAAGTTAGCGCTACAAAAACTAAAAATAAAGCTACTTACTCTACACAACCAGCTTAAATTACTCTCACAAAGTCTTAAGTCTTAG